The Acanthochromis polyacanthus isolate Apoly-LR-REF ecotype Palm Island chromosome 17, KAUST_Apoly_ChrSc, whole genome shotgun sequence genome has a window encoding:
- the LOC110954081 gene encoding HMG box transcription factor BBX isoform X1 produces MKGGGRGKEPPVAGEVTGKRPKRKCLQWHPLLSKKALDFSEEEEEEDEEELEKQPVMCSQDQDSQVQCGSTTEELEEDPSEQRARRPMNAFLLFCKRHRSLVRQEHPRLDNRGATKILADWWAVLEPKEKQKYTDMAKEYKDAFMKANPGYKWCPTTSKPVKSPSCQSVSNPRKKVWSFSCNSSKDSTAKKVPKTDSMPQLNFAMADPTKMGGLSMLLLAGEHALTNREIPSSTKPSLPDTGSEGNSFPEDKEEMLSGTIPNRVPGTTESRVKSALSPMAESSSSLAPEGKPCRQSALFQLAEMCLASEAGKMDTVVSQPEDSSSTASIQQTTIKPEVKEERADTNNCPPSPQASALLPSLSFVTSTSTDVIPPQISSQNPCVKKKSKKKDVAKSNEDDAMPCSAKKIIKNCDNSESNLDSVFSTIEAVAKGAWMGTEEDPKKKMQGSLSDGNSGLPKKKSRPKAKTFIKEKEEEMDDSSGQCGQYSSSEVEMKEEITVCPKTEAEEANIESTDLQGHMAESDFSPCSHSPVKLKEEDRGKERVSDATSESNAENRGSRKSERSCKGALYKTLVSEGMLASLRANIDRGKRGAVRASDHDANWGDDSWTVSQMGPNNPKKLKKSKSKDDSSQQGLGKLEEEFEKKFNSLPQYSPMTFDKKGTAVAKKKKTESSSVQEDASNARKGPSPSQKKTSFHKIVRKHKHKKEKARAVDEAVVESDSTMLDSASKAKSCAPVAIMCPDVQGMTNMEMLVGSQKRKARKTKITHLVRTADGSVSPAEEDKTRDLNQEQDKKPLSQQNLCNEKGCYSNPRAEEAERSTVPQELPAFLSLAALAEVAAMENVHRGQRGLAESQKTELGQTAVLISCADQ; encoded by the exons ATGAAGGGTGGAGGAAGAGGCAAGGAGCCACCTGTTGCAGGGGAGGTCACTGGCAAACGGCCCAAACGCAAATGCCTGCAATGGCACCCACTTCTCTCCAAAAAGGCGTTGGATTTCtccgaggaggaagaagaagaagatgaagaggaactTGAGAAG cAGCCAGTGATGTGCAGTCAGGACCAGGATTCGCAGGTGCAGTGTGGAAGCACAACAGAGGAACTGGAGGAGGACCCCAGTGAGCAGCGTGCACGCCGACCTATGAATGCTTTCCTCCTCTTTTGCAAACGTCACCGTTCCCTGGTCCGACAGGAACACCCTCGCTTGGACAACCGTGGGGCCACCAAGATCCTGGCTGACTGGTGGGCAGTGCTGGAGCCCAAAGAGAAGCAGAAATACACTGACATGGCCAAGGAG TACAAGGATGCCTTTATGAAGGCAAATCCGGGCTACAAGTGGTGTCCCACCACCAGCAAACCAGTTAAAAGCCCttcctgtcagtcagtcagcaaTCCTCGCAAAAAAGTTTGGTCCTTCTCTTGCAACTCATCCAAGGACTCCACTGCCAAAAAAGTGCCCAAAACTGACAGCATGCCACAGTTAAACTTTGCCATGGCAG ATCCTACAAAAATGGGAGGCCTTAGCATGTTGCTGTTAGCTGGGGAACATGCCCTCACAAACAGAGAG ATCCCTTCAAGCACTAAACCTAGTTTACCTGACACAGGCAGTGAAGGGAACTCCTTTCCAGAGGACAAGGAAGAG ATGTTGTCTGGAACAATACCAAACAGAGTGCCTGGCACTACTGAAAGCAGGGTCAAGTCTGCTCTTTCTCCAATGGCAGAG TCGTCGTCATCTCTGGCACCTGAAGGAAAACCGTGCAGACAGTCTGCACTCTTTCAGCTAGCTGAG ATGTGTTTAGCATCTGAAGCCGGAAAAATGGACACAGTTGTATCTCAGCCAGAGGACAGCTCCTCTACAGCCTCTATCCAGCAAACTACCATCAAGCCAGAGGTCAAGGAGGAGAGAGCAGACACCAACAACTGTCCTCCCTCCCCACAAGCATCAGCCCTCCTACCTTCACTCTCTTTTGTCACTTCTACCTCCACTGATGTCATTCCCCCACAAATCAGCAGCCAAAATCCATGTGTCAAAAAGAAGAGCAAGAAAAAAGACGTGGCCAAATCAAATGAAGATGATGCGATGCCTTGTTCAGCAAAGAAGATAATCAAGAACTGTGACAATTCAGAATCAAACTTGGATAGTGTCTTCAGTACAATTGAGGCCGTGGCCAAAGGGGCCTGGATGGGCACAGAGGAAGATCCCAAGAAGAAGATGCAGGGCAGTCTTAGTGATGGAAACTCTGGTTTACCCAAAAAGAAAAGTAGGCCCAAAGCCAAGACCTTTAtcaaagagaaagaggaggagatggaTGACAGCAGTGGGCAGTGTGGGCAGTACAGCTCCTCTGAGGTGGAGATGAAGGAAGAGATTACAGTTTGTCCCAAGACCGAAGCAGAAGAAGCAAATATAGAAAGCACAGACCTCCAGGGTCACATGGCAGAATCCGATTTCTCCCCTTGCAGCCACTCACCCGTTAAACTCAAAGAGGAGGACAGGGGGAAGGAGAGGGTGAGTGATGCAACCTCCGAGTCCAACGCAGAAAACCGTGGCTCCAGGAAATCAGAGCGGAGCTGTAAAGGCGCCTTGTATAAAACTCTTGTCTCCGAGGGCATGCTGGCATCGCTGAGAGCCAATATTGACCGAG GTAAACGAGGAGCTGTCCGTGCTTCTGATCATGATGCTAACTGGGGTGATGACAGTTGGACAGTTTCACAGATGGGACCTAATAACCCCAAGAAGCTGAAAAAGTCCAAGTCCAAAGATGATTCTTCACAACAAGG CTTAGggaagctggaggaggagtTTGAAAAGAAGTTCAACAGCCTGCCACAGTATAGCCCAATGACATTTGATAAAAAGGGGACAGCTGtggcaaagaaaaagaagactgaGAGTTCATCTGTTCAAGAGGACGCGTCTAATGCTAGAAAAG GGCCATCTCCATCTCAGAAAAAGACTTCATTCCACAAGATTGTTaggaagcacaaacacaaaaaggagAAAGCACGTGCAGTGGACGAAG CCGTGGTAGAGAGTGATTCCACGATGCTGGATTCAGCTTCAAAAGCCAAATCATGTGCCCCTGTTGCCATAATGTGCCCTGATGTCCAGGGTATGACTAACATGGAGATGCTAGTTGGTAGCCAGAAGAGGAAGGCTAGGAAGACCAAGATCACACACTTGGTTCGCACAGCTGATGGCAGTGTTTCTCCAGCTGAAG aGGACAAAACAAGGGACCTGAACCAGGAACAGGATAAGAAGCCATTATCCCAACAGAATTTATGCAATGAAAAAGGGTGCTACAGTAATCCCAGagcagaggaggcagagaggagcaCCGTACCACAAGAGCTACCTGCTTTCTTGAGCTTGGCTGCCCTTGCTGAGGTAGCAGCCATGGAAAACGTTCACAG
- the LOC110954081 gene encoding HMG box transcription factor BBX isoform X4, with protein sequence MKGGGRGKEPPVAGEVTGKRPKRKCLQWHPLLSKKALDFSEEEEEEDEEELEKPVMCSQDQDSQVQCGSTTEELEEDPSEQRARRPMNAFLLFCKRHRSLVRQEHPRLDNRGATKILADWWAVLEPKEKQKYTDMAKEYKDAFMKANPGYKWCPTTSKPVKSPSCQSVSNPRKKVWSFSCNSSKDSTAKKVPKTDSMPQLNFAMADPTKMGGLSMLLLAGEHALTNREIPSSTKPSLPDTGSEGNSFPEDKEEMLSGTIPNRVPGTTESRVKSALSPMAESSSSLAPEGKPCRQSALFQLAEMCLASEAGKMDTVVSQPEDSSSTASIQQTTIKPEVKEERADTNNCPPSPQASALLPSLSFVTSTSTDVIPPQISSQNPCVKKKSKKKDVAKSNEDDAMPCSAKKIIKNCDNSESNLDSVFSTIEAVAKGAWMGTEEDPKKKMQGSLSDGNSGLPKKKSRPKAKTFIKEKEEEMDDSSGQCGQYSSSEVEMKEEITVCPKTEAEEANIESTDLQGHMAESDFSPCSHSPVKLKEEDRGKERVSDATSESNAENRGSRKSERSCKGALYKTLVSEGMLASLRANIDRGKRGAVRASDHDANWGDDSWTVSQMGPNNPKKLKKSKSKDDSSQQGLGKLEEEFEKKFNSLPQYSPMTFDKKGTAVAKKKKTESSSVQEDASNARKAVVESDSTMLDSASKAKSCAPVAIMCPDVQGMTNMEMLVGSQKRKARKTKITHLVRTADGSVSPAEEDKTRDLNQEQDKKPLSQQNLCNEKGCYSNPRAEEAERSTVPQELPAFLSLAALAEVAAMENVHRGQRGLAESQKTELGQTAVLISCADQ encoded by the exons ATGAAGGGTGGAGGAAGAGGCAAGGAGCCACCTGTTGCAGGGGAGGTCACTGGCAAACGGCCCAAACGCAAATGCCTGCAATGGCACCCACTTCTCTCCAAAAAGGCGTTGGATTTCtccgaggaggaagaagaagaagatgaagaggaactTGAGAAG CCAGTGATGTGCAGTCAGGACCAGGATTCGCAGGTGCAGTGTGGAAGCACAACAGAGGAACTGGAGGAGGACCCCAGTGAGCAGCGTGCACGCCGACCTATGAATGCTTTCCTCCTCTTTTGCAAACGTCACCGTTCCCTGGTCCGACAGGAACACCCTCGCTTGGACAACCGTGGGGCCACCAAGATCCTGGCTGACTGGTGGGCAGTGCTGGAGCCCAAAGAGAAGCAGAAATACACTGACATGGCCAAGGAG TACAAGGATGCCTTTATGAAGGCAAATCCGGGCTACAAGTGGTGTCCCACCACCAGCAAACCAGTTAAAAGCCCttcctgtcagtcagtcagcaaTCCTCGCAAAAAAGTTTGGTCCTTCTCTTGCAACTCATCCAAGGACTCCACTGCCAAAAAAGTGCCCAAAACTGACAGCATGCCACAGTTAAACTTTGCCATGGCAG ATCCTACAAAAATGGGAGGCCTTAGCATGTTGCTGTTAGCTGGGGAACATGCCCTCACAAACAGAGAG ATCCCTTCAAGCACTAAACCTAGTTTACCTGACACAGGCAGTGAAGGGAACTCCTTTCCAGAGGACAAGGAAGAG ATGTTGTCTGGAACAATACCAAACAGAGTGCCTGGCACTACTGAAAGCAGGGTCAAGTCTGCTCTTTCTCCAATGGCAGAG TCGTCGTCATCTCTGGCACCTGAAGGAAAACCGTGCAGACAGTCTGCACTCTTTCAGCTAGCTGAG ATGTGTTTAGCATCTGAAGCCGGAAAAATGGACACAGTTGTATCTCAGCCAGAGGACAGCTCCTCTACAGCCTCTATCCAGCAAACTACCATCAAGCCAGAGGTCAAGGAGGAGAGAGCAGACACCAACAACTGTCCTCCCTCCCCACAAGCATCAGCCCTCCTACCTTCACTCTCTTTTGTCACTTCTACCTCCACTGATGTCATTCCCCCACAAATCAGCAGCCAAAATCCATGTGTCAAAAAGAAGAGCAAGAAAAAAGACGTGGCCAAATCAAATGAAGATGATGCGATGCCTTGTTCAGCAAAGAAGATAATCAAGAACTGTGACAATTCAGAATCAAACTTGGATAGTGTCTTCAGTACAATTGAGGCCGTGGCCAAAGGGGCCTGGATGGGCACAGAGGAAGATCCCAAGAAGAAGATGCAGGGCAGTCTTAGTGATGGAAACTCTGGTTTACCCAAAAAGAAAAGTAGGCCCAAAGCCAAGACCTTTAtcaaagagaaagaggaggagatggaTGACAGCAGTGGGCAGTGTGGGCAGTACAGCTCCTCTGAGGTGGAGATGAAGGAAGAGATTACAGTTTGTCCCAAGACCGAAGCAGAAGAAGCAAATATAGAAAGCACAGACCTCCAGGGTCACATGGCAGAATCCGATTTCTCCCCTTGCAGCCACTCACCCGTTAAACTCAAAGAGGAGGACAGGGGGAAGGAGAGGGTGAGTGATGCAACCTCCGAGTCCAACGCAGAAAACCGTGGCTCCAGGAAATCAGAGCGGAGCTGTAAAGGCGCCTTGTATAAAACTCTTGTCTCCGAGGGCATGCTGGCATCGCTGAGAGCCAATATTGACCGAG GTAAACGAGGAGCTGTCCGTGCTTCTGATCATGATGCTAACTGGGGTGATGACAGTTGGACAGTTTCACAGATGGGACCTAATAACCCCAAGAAGCTGAAAAAGTCCAAGTCCAAAGATGATTCTTCACAACAAGG CTTAGggaagctggaggaggagtTTGAAAAGAAGTTCAACAGCCTGCCACAGTATAGCCCAATGACATTTGATAAAAAGGGGACAGCTGtggcaaagaaaaagaagactgaGAGTTCATCTGTTCAAGAGGACGCGTCTAATGCTAGAAAAG CCGTGGTAGAGAGTGATTCCACGATGCTGGATTCAGCTTCAAAAGCCAAATCATGTGCCCCTGTTGCCATAATGTGCCCTGATGTCCAGGGTATGACTAACATGGAGATGCTAGTTGGTAGCCAGAAGAGGAAGGCTAGGAAGACCAAGATCACACACTTGGTTCGCACAGCTGATGGCAGTGTTTCTCCAGCTGAAG aGGACAAAACAAGGGACCTGAACCAGGAACAGGATAAGAAGCCATTATCCCAACAGAATTTATGCAATGAAAAAGGGTGCTACAGTAATCCCAGagcagaggaggcagagaggagcaCCGTACCACAAGAGCTACCTGCTTTCTTGAGCTTGGCTGCCCTTGCTGAGGTAGCAGCCATGGAAAACGTTCACAG
- the LOC110954081 gene encoding HMG box transcription factor BBX isoform X2, which translates to MKGGGRGKEPPVAGEVTGKRPKRKCLQWHPLLSKKALDFSEEEEEEDEEELEKPVMCSQDQDSQVQCGSTTEELEEDPSEQRARRPMNAFLLFCKRHRSLVRQEHPRLDNRGATKILADWWAVLEPKEKQKYTDMAKEYKDAFMKANPGYKWCPTTSKPVKSPSCQSVSNPRKKVWSFSCNSSKDSTAKKVPKTDSMPQLNFAMADPTKMGGLSMLLLAGEHALTNREIPSSTKPSLPDTGSEGNSFPEDKEEMLSGTIPNRVPGTTESRVKSALSPMAESSSSLAPEGKPCRQSALFQLAEMCLASEAGKMDTVVSQPEDSSSTASIQQTTIKPEVKEERADTNNCPPSPQASALLPSLSFVTSTSTDVIPPQISSQNPCVKKKSKKKDVAKSNEDDAMPCSAKKIIKNCDNSESNLDSVFSTIEAVAKGAWMGTEEDPKKKMQGSLSDGNSGLPKKKSRPKAKTFIKEKEEEMDDSSGQCGQYSSSEVEMKEEITVCPKTEAEEANIESTDLQGHMAESDFSPCSHSPVKLKEEDRGKERVSDATSESNAENRGSRKSERSCKGALYKTLVSEGMLASLRANIDRGKRGAVRASDHDANWGDDSWTVSQMGPNNPKKLKKSKSKDDSSQQGLGKLEEEFEKKFNSLPQYSPMTFDKKGTAVAKKKKTESSSVQEDASNARKGPSPSQKKTSFHKIVRKHKHKKEKARAVDEAVVESDSTMLDSASKAKSCAPVAIMCPDVQGMTNMEMLVGSQKRKARKTKITHLVRTADGSVSPAEEDKTRDLNQEQDKKPLSQQNLCNEKGCYSNPRAEEAERSTVPQELPAFLSLAALAEVAAMENVHRGQRGLAESQKTELGQTAVLISCADQ; encoded by the exons ATGAAGGGTGGAGGAAGAGGCAAGGAGCCACCTGTTGCAGGGGAGGTCACTGGCAAACGGCCCAAACGCAAATGCCTGCAATGGCACCCACTTCTCTCCAAAAAGGCGTTGGATTTCtccgaggaggaagaagaagaagatgaagaggaactTGAGAAG CCAGTGATGTGCAGTCAGGACCAGGATTCGCAGGTGCAGTGTGGAAGCACAACAGAGGAACTGGAGGAGGACCCCAGTGAGCAGCGTGCACGCCGACCTATGAATGCTTTCCTCCTCTTTTGCAAACGTCACCGTTCCCTGGTCCGACAGGAACACCCTCGCTTGGACAACCGTGGGGCCACCAAGATCCTGGCTGACTGGTGGGCAGTGCTGGAGCCCAAAGAGAAGCAGAAATACACTGACATGGCCAAGGAG TACAAGGATGCCTTTATGAAGGCAAATCCGGGCTACAAGTGGTGTCCCACCACCAGCAAACCAGTTAAAAGCCCttcctgtcagtcagtcagcaaTCCTCGCAAAAAAGTTTGGTCCTTCTCTTGCAACTCATCCAAGGACTCCACTGCCAAAAAAGTGCCCAAAACTGACAGCATGCCACAGTTAAACTTTGCCATGGCAG ATCCTACAAAAATGGGAGGCCTTAGCATGTTGCTGTTAGCTGGGGAACATGCCCTCACAAACAGAGAG ATCCCTTCAAGCACTAAACCTAGTTTACCTGACACAGGCAGTGAAGGGAACTCCTTTCCAGAGGACAAGGAAGAG ATGTTGTCTGGAACAATACCAAACAGAGTGCCTGGCACTACTGAAAGCAGGGTCAAGTCTGCTCTTTCTCCAATGGCAGAG TCGTCGTCATCTCTGGCACCTGAAGGAAAACCGTGCAGACAGTCTGCACTCTTTCAGCTAGCTGAG ATGTGTTTAGCATCTGAAGCCGGAAAAATGGACACAGTTGTATCTCAGCCAGAGGACAGCTCCTCTACAGCCTCTATCCAGCAAACTACCATCAAGCCAGAGGTCAAGGAGGAGAGAGCAGACACCAACAACTGTCCTCCCTCCCCACAAGCATCAGCCCTCCTACCTTCACTCTCTTTTGTCACTTCTACCTCCACTGATGTCATTCCCCCACAAATCAGCAGCCAAAATCCATGTGTCAAAAAGAAGAGCAAGAAAAAAGACGTGGCCAAATCAAATGAAGATGATGCGATGCCTTGTTCAGCAAAGAAGATAATCAAGAACTGTGACAATTCAGAATCAAACTTGGATAGTGTCTTCAGTACAATTGAGGCCGTGGCCAAAGGGGCCTGGATGGGCACAGAGGAAGATCCCAAGAAGAAGATGCAGGGCAGTCTTAGTGATGGAAACTCTGGTTTACCCAAAAAGAAAAGTAGGCCCAAAGCCAAGACCTTTAtcaaagagaaagaggaggagatggaTGACAGCAGTGGGCAGTGTGGGCAGTACAGCTCCTCTGAGGTGGAGATGAAGGAAGAGATTACAGTTTGTCCCAAGACCGAAGCAGAAGAAGCAAATATAGAAAGCACAGACCTCCAGGGTCACATGGCAGAATCCGATTTCTCCCCTTGCAGCCACTCACCCGTTAAACTCAAAGAGGAGGACAGGGGGAAGGAGAGGGTGAGTGATGCAACCTCCGAGTCCAACGCAGAAAACCGTGGCTCCAGGAAATCAGAGCGGAGCTGTAAAGGCGCCTTGTATAAAACTCTTGTCTCCGAGGGCATGCTGGCATCGCTGAGAGCCAATATTGACCGAG GTAAACGAGGAGCTGTCCGTGCTTCTGATCATGATGCTAACTGGGGTGATGACAGTTGGACAGTTTCACAGATGGGACCTAATAACCCCAAGAAGCTGAAAAAGTCCAAGTCCAAAGATGATTCTTCACAACAAGG CTTAGggaagctggaggaggagtTTGAAAAGAAGTTCAACAGCCTGCCACAGTATAGCCCAATGACATTTGATAAAAAGGGGACAGCTGtggcaaagaaaaagaagactgaGAGTTCATCTGTTCAAGAGGACGCGTCTAATGCTAGAAAAG GGCCATCTCCATCTCAGAAAAAGACTTCATTCCACAAGATTGTTaggaagcacaaacacaaaaaggagAAAGCACGTGCAGTGGACGAAG CCGTGGTAGAGAGTGATTCCACGATGCTGGATTCAGCTTCAAAAGCCAAATCATGTGCCCCTGTTGCCATAATGTGCCCTGATGTCCAGGGTATGACTAACATGGAGATGCTAGTTGGTAGCCAGAAGAGGAAGGCTAGGAAGACCAAGATCACACACTTGGTTCGCACAGCTGATGGCAGTGTTTCTCCAGCTGAAG aGGACAAAACAAGGGACCTGAACCAGGAACAGGATAAGAAGCCATTATCCCAACAGAATTTATGCAATGAAAAAGGGTGCTACAGTAATCCCAGagcagaggaggcagagaggagcaCCGTACCACAAGAGCTACCTGCTTTCTTGAGCTTGGCTGCCCTTGCTGAGGTAGCAGCCATGGAAAACGTTCACAG
- the LOC110954081 gene encoding HMG box transcription factor BBX isoform X3, which translates to MKGGGRGKEPPVAGEVTGKRPKRKCLQWHPLLSKKALDFSEEEEEEDEEELEKQPVMCSQDQDSQVQCGSTTEELEEDPSEQRARRPMNAFLLFCKRHRSLVRQEHPRLDNRGATKILADWWAVLEPKEKQKYTDMAKEYKDAFMKANPGYKWCPTTSKPVKSPSCQSVSNPRKKVWSFSCNSSKDSTAKKVPKTDSMPQLNFAMADPTKMGGLSMLLLAGEHALTNREIPSSTKPSLPDTGSEGNSFPEDKEEMLSGTIPNRVPGTTESRVKSALSPMAESSSSLAPEGKPCRQSALFQLAEMCLASEAGKMDTVVSQPEDSSSTASIQQTTIKPEVKEERADTNNCPPSPQASALLPSLSFVTSTSTDVIPPQISSQNPCVKKKSKKKDVAKSNEDDAMPCSAKKIIKNCDNSESNLDSVFSTIEAVAKGAWMGTEEDPKKKMQGSLSDGNSGLPKKKSRPKAKTFIKEKEEEMDDSSGQCGQYSSSEVEMKEEITVCPKTEAEEANIESTDLQGHMAESDFSPCSHSPVKLKEEDRGKERVSDATSESNAENRGSRKSERSCKGALYKTLVSEGMLASLRANIDRGKRGAVRASDHDANWGDDSWTVSQMGPNNPKKLKKSKSKDDSSQQGLGKLEEEFEKKFNSLPQYSPMTFDKKGTAVAKKKKTESSSVQEDASNARKAVVESDSTMLDSASKAKSCAPVAIMCPDVQGMTNMEMLVGSQKRKARKTKITHLVRTADGSVSPAEEDKTRDLNQEQDKKPLSQQNLCNEKGCYSNPRAEEAERSTVPQELPAFLSLAALAEVAAMENVHRGQRGLAESQKTELGQTAVLISCADQ; encoded by the exons ATGAAGGGTGGAGGAAGAGGCAAGGAGCCACCTGTTGCAGGGGAGGTCACTGGCAAACGGCCCAAACGCAAATGCCTGCAATGGCACCCACTTCTCTCCAAAAAGGCGTTGGATTTCtccgaggaggaagaagaagaagatgaagaggaactTGAGAAG cAGCCAGTGATGTGCAGTCAGGACCAGGATTCGCAGGTGCAGTGTGGAAGCACAACAGAGGAACTGGAGGAGGACCCCAGTGAGCAGCGTGCACGCCGACCTATGAATGCTTTCCTCCTCTTTTGCAAACGTCACCGTTCCCTGGTCCGACAGGAACACCCTCGCTTGGACAACCGTGGGGCCACCAAGATCCTGGCTGACTGGTGGGCAGTGCTGGAGCCCAAAGAGAAGCAGAAATACACTGACATGGCCAAGGAG TACAAGGATGCCTTTATGAAGGCAAATCCGGGCTACAAGTGGTGTCCCACCACCAGCAAACCAGTTAAAAGCCCttcctgtcagtcagtcagcaaTCCTCGCAAAAAAGTTTGGTCCTTCTCTTGCAACTCATCCAAGGACTCCACTGCCAAAAAAGTGCCCAAAACTGACAGCATGCCACAGTTAAACTTTGCCATGGCAG ATCCTACAAAAATGGGAGGCCTTAGCATGTTGCTGTTAGCTGGGGAACATGCCCTCACAAACAGAGAG ATCCCTTCAAGCACTAAACCTAGTTTACCTGACACAGGCAGTGAAGGGAACTCCTTTCCAGAGGACAAGGAAGAG ATGTTGTCTGGAACAATACCAAACAGAGTGCCTGGCACTACTGAAAGCAGGGTCAAGTCTGCTCTTTCTCCAATGGCAGAG TCGTCGTCATCTCTGGCACCTGAAGGAAAACCGTGCAGACAGTCTGCACTCTTTCAGCTAGCTGAG ATGTGTTTAGCATCTGAAGCCGGAAAAATGGACACAGTTGTATCTCAGCCAGAGGACAGCTCCTCTACAGCCTCTATCCAGCAAACTACCATCAAGCCAGAGGTCAAGGAGGAGAGAGCAGACACCAACAACTGTCCTCCCTCCCCACAAGCATCAGCCCTCCTACCTTCACTCTCTTTTGTCACTTCTACCTCCACTGATGTCATTCCCCCACAAATCAGCAGCCAAAATCCATGTGTCAAAAAGAAGAGCAAGAAAAAAGACGTGGCCAAATCAAATGAAGATGATGCGATGCCTTGTTCAGCAAAGAAGATAATCAAGAACTGTGACAATTCAGAATCAAACTTGGATAGTGTCTTCAGTACAATTGAGGCCGTGGCCAAAGGGGCCTGGATGGGCACAGAGGAAGATCCCAAGAAGAAGATGCAGGGCAGTCTTAGTGATGGAAACTCTGGTTTACCCAAAAAGAAAAGTAGGCCCAAAGCCAAGACCTTTAtcaaagagaaagaggaggagatggaTGACAGCAGTGGGCAGTGTGGGCAGTACAGCTCCTCTGAGGTGGAGATGAAGGAAGAGATTACAGTTTGTCCCAAGACCGAAGCAGAAGAAGCAAATATAGAAAGCACAGACCTCCAGGGTCACATGGCAGAATCCGATTTCTCCCCTTGCAGCCACTCACCCGTTAAACTCAAAGAGGAGGACAGGGGGAAGGAGAGGGTGAGTGATGCAACCTCCGAGTCCAACGCAGAAAACCGTGGCTCCAGGAAATCAGAGCGGAGCTGTAAAGGCGCCTTGTATAAAACTCTTGTCTCCGAGGGCATGCTGGCATCGCTGAGAGCCAATATTGACCGAG GTAAACGAGGAGCTGTCCGTGCTTCTGATCATGATGCTAACTGGGGTGATGACAGTTGGACAGTTTCACAGATGGGACCTAATAACCCCAAGAAGCTGAAAAAGTCCAAGTCCAAAGATGATTCTTCACAACAAGG CTTAGggaagctggaggaggagtTTGAAAAGAAGTTCAACAGCCTGCCACAGTATAGCCCAATGACATTTGATAAAAAGGGGACAGCTGtggcaaagaaaaagaagactgaGAGTTCATCTGTTCAAGAGGACGCGTCTAATGCTAGAAAAG CCGTGGTAGAGAGTGATTCCACGATGCTGGATTCAGCTTCAAAAGCCAAATCATGTGCCCCTGTTGCCATAATGTGCCCTGATGTCCAGGGTATGACTAACATGGAGATGCTAGTTGGTAGCCAGAAGAGGAAGGCTAGGAAGACCAAGATCACACACTTGGTTCGCACAGCTGATGGCAGTGTTTCTCCAGCTGAAG aGGACAAAACAAGGGACCTGAACCAGGAACAGGATAAGAAGCCATTATCCCAACAGAATTTATGCAATGAAAAAGGGTGCTACAGTAATCCCAGagcagaggaggcagagaggagcaCCGTACCACAAGAGCTACCTGCTTTCTTGAGCTTGGCTGCCCTTGCTGAGGTAGCAGCCATGGAAAACGTTCACAG